A window from Pirellulales bacterium encodes these proteins:
- a CDS encoding SIS domain-containing protein → MLGAKLNVDQYIERMHAEIDRVDRAEIVLMADLIYHAWQNEQFVYICGNGGSGTTATHMSEDLGKSSLRECDLKDESKKRLKVMSLTDNLGWILAVGNDCGYDQIFVQQLMNYGRAGDLLIAISGSGNSPNILAAVDWANRHGLKTFGLTGFGGGKLRTMAQSGLHVPLDDMGMVESIHLALFHFVLNDVFARINREGRYALNGQSAAV, encoded by the coding sequence ATGCTTGGGGCCAAGTTGAATGTCGATCAGTACATCGAGCGGATGCACGCCGAGATCGACCGCGTTGATCGTGCTGAAATCGTGCTGATGGCCGACCTGATCTACCACGCCTGGCAGAACGAGCAGTTCGTCTACATCTGCGGCAATGGTGGTTCGGGCACCACCGCCACGCACATGAGCGAAGACCTGGGCAAGAGCTCGCTCCGCGAGTGCGATCTGAAGGACGAGTCGAAGAAGCGGCTCAAGGTGATGAGTTTAACCGACAACCTCGGTTGGATCCTCGCCGTCGGCAACGACTGCGGCTACGACCAGATTTTCGTCCAGCAGTTGATGAACTATGGTCGTGCCGGCGATCTACTGATTGCGATCAGCGGCTCGGGCAATAGTCCCAATATTCTGGCCGCCGTCGATTGGGCGAATCGCCACGGACTGAAGACGTTTGGGCTGACGGGCTTCGGCGGTGGCAAGCTGCGAACGATGGCGCAGTCGGGGCTGCACGTACCGCTCGACGATATGGGCATGGTCGAGAGCATCCACTTGGCGCTCTTCCACTTCGTGCTGAACGATGTCTTTGCCCGCATCAATCGCGAAGGACGCTACGCCTTGAACGGCCAATCGGCCGCCGTTTAG
- a CDS encoding VanZ family protein, protein MSRTISLIYLAFLTLLLVVRNPLDWFGQQELIVSAFRMLGFIVHFATFVVLAFLMLMARWPLSNATLLGLLAVYAGFTELIQGPIPNRSPEWGDFLQDLGGLAVGTILWFVVSRWWISPRATVAESTLSPATETGIRA, encoded by the coding sequence GTGTCACGAACCATCAGTTTGATCTATCTCGCGTTCCTCACGCTGCTCTTGGTCGTGCGCAATCCGCTCGATTGGTTTGGTCAGCAGGAACTGATCGTCTCGGCCTTCCGTATGCTGGGATTCATCGTCCACTTTGCGACGTTTGTCGTCCTCGCCTTCTTGATGCTGATGGCACGCTGGCCCCTCAGCAACGCCACCTTGCTCGGATTGCTGGCCGTGTACGCGGGTTTCACCGAGTTGATTCAAGGTCCGATCCCCAACCGCAGTCCGGAGTGGGGCGACTTCCTCCAGGATCTGGGCGGTTTGGCCGTCGGAACCATCCTCTGGTTCGTGGTCTCGCGCTGGTGGATCTCACCACGCGCGACGGTTGCCGAGAGTACCCTTTCTCCCGCGACCGAAACGGGCATCCGGGCTTGA
- a CDS encoding SGNH/GDSL hydrolase family protein, with translation MSLALPSQGNRRRWKWRLLALGFAGVLSCAMLALAELGTRCLFPAVNFQDTDATLLVRTAQAGYQWHPSASGYCFGEYVHIDESGCRDLEYRKPARQTWLILGDSVAFGVGVPAAETFVGRVERALPEVHLRNASVVGMNLDGQLAKAGEMLRQDPSIARVTLFYCLNDLEDVSGEVSTAPRCEAGSVANLALEQSGFGERLRGLLRSRSKLYLLLKGQLTDRSQTYFWCDYARYTDAGGGSILGFDRIEAMARLAEQHGARFDVVLLPYEYQLRAERDDLWAPQEQLAAYLRERGIKYHDARPWFATTEGSRQWFLFGDPMHLSAAGHRQIASGWLRSMRDVESQPQGHLVARPVDEPSTSTK, from the coding sequence GTGTCGCTCGCTTTGCCCTCGCAAGGAAATCGCCGACGGTGGAAATGGCGGCTACTGGCGCTGGGATTCGCCGGCGTTTTGAGCTGCGCCATGCTCGCCTTGGCAGAGCTTGGCACGCGTTGTTTGTTTCCCGCGGTGAACTTTCAGGACACGGATGCGACGCTGCTCGTGCGCACCGCACAAGCAGGCTATCAATGGCACCCCTCTGCCAGCGGCTATTGCTTTGGCGAGTACGTCCACATCGACGAGTCGGGGTGCCGCGACCTGGAGTATCGCAAGCCGGCCAGGCAAACCTGGCTGATTCTCGGCGACTCGGTCGCGTTTGGCGTGGGCGTGCCCGCGGCCGAGACGTTCGTCGGACGCGTGGAGCGCGCGCTGCCCGAGGTACACTTGCGCAATGCTTCCGTCGTGGGCATGAATCTCGACGGCCAACTTGCCAAAGCCGGCGAAATGTTGCGTCAGGATCCGTCGATCGCCCGCGTGACGCTGTTCTACTGCTTGAACGACCTCGAGGACGTCTCGGGCGAGGTATCGACCGCGCCGCGCTGCGAAGCGGGCTCGGTAGCGAACCTGGCACTCGAACAGAGCGGTTTCGGCGAACGTCTGCGCGGCCTGCTGCGGTCGCGCTCGAAGCTCTATCTGTTGCTCAAGGGACAATTGACCGATCGCAGCCAGACCTACTTCTGGTGCGACTACGCCCGCTACACAGATGCCGGCGGCGGGAGCATCCTCGGCTTCGATCGCATCGAGGCCATGGCGCGGCTGGCCGAGCAGCACGGCGCCCGCTTCGACGTGGTGCTGCTGCCGTACGAGTATCAACTGCGCGCCGAACGCGATGATCTGTGGGCGCCCCAGGAGCAATTGGCCGCGTATCTCCGCGAGCGGGGCATCAAGTACCACGATGCACGCCCGTGGTTCGCGACGACCGAAGGCTCGCGGCAATGGTTCCTGTTCGGCGACCCCATGCACTTGTCAGCGGCGGGGCATCGACAGATCGCCTCGGGCTGGCTGCGGTCGATGCGCGACGTTGAATCGCAACCCCAAGGTCATCTCGTCGCGCGGCCAGTGGACGAACCGAGCACGTCGACCAAGTGA